Sequence from the Penaeus monodon isolate SGIC_2016 unplaced genomic scaffold, NSTDA_Pmon_1 PmonScaffold_1181, whole genome shotgun sequence genome:
AGGTCTTTTATTATCACTTGCCTCTCTGCCATGGgtctctgaaaaaaaataaaaataaacgtcaTATAGACAATAGAACATAGAACTGAATATATTAAAGCTGTAATGACATTTTTCAACAGTTTATGTTTGTActcaaccacacatacacgcgaCATCGCTAATATAATATGCAGTAGATACCTTAATAAATAGGTCAGTGAGTTTGTTAATTCACTTGGAATATTGGGAGGCTATATAATCGGAGAGCATGCAATTGCCTCATAATGTCACTCAAAGATACTTCGAAAAGTTTAAGTGTTTGATTGAAATACCTCACCAGGACAATTCTAGgattgttcttttctttccgcATGTGGACCACAGTTCCCTCAGGATATGGATGACACACGCCATCGACATAAACTTCGTCGGCGTCGCAGAAGCAGTTGACGACTGTCCCTCGCTTCCTGACGCCTTCCACTGCCTCCTTCGTCATGGTATCTCTTGTCTCATCACTGACAGTCGTAACTACATCTGTAGTTATATCAGGATCCCAAGTCGTACTTATATCTTCGGAGATGAAGGGTGAACGAGTGCCGAAGTTGAGATCAGGCACATCGGTTGAAAAGTTGACGGCTGACTCCCCCAGGCGGGGCGGGTCAGTCGTGACCCACGCGGGTTCTTCAGAAGAGATTCCGTCTGACGAAAGAGGGACGACGGGAATCACATCAGCGTGATTAGCTTCATTCAGTGAGACCGAGTCTTCAACACTGGATGCATAAAACCCTGGTGTTGTAGGGAGTACATCCTGGGTTGTTAACCGTACTGATGTGACATTAGGGACTGATACGTCAGAGACTTGCGCTACCAGTAAAGGAGGCGAGGCTTGTCCAACGGTGAAAATCACCAAACCTGTTATCACTGTCGTTAACATCTTTGAGTCACTTTGCAACATTGTGTTTAGCTTATTAAACTGTATGATTTCATATCAGTTGTGATGTTCAAATTAACTCGGTGGCCAAATATCTGAATTCCTCTAATATTATGGGGcacatgtttttgttattttttatgtatgactGATTATCAACACTCTCCTTTTCATATATGATGTCGTAATCAAAATAATTACATCTTGTGAATCCAGTTTTTCTTCGAGTGCACTCTTCCACAGTCTCTCTCCGAACAAGCTCCACAGGCAACTGAGCGACAGTGGGCGAGCGAGAGGTGGGAGTTGCTGAATGATGTCTCCGGTAGGACCGCTTCCTTGAAGTTACCAAGTCGTGTTTACTCTCGCAGTATAACATTAGTTAGTAGATTATTAAAGTTATTTCTTTATGTTAGTGGTAATATGGTGCTTtcttaaagataatgattattataatatgtccTTGGAATTATTTTCTAAGCAAATCTTTTCGCTTTGATAGTGCCACTATTCCAGGAAAAATATCGTTGGTCGTTAACCTTTTGCAATAAGGAcgctataaaaaaagaaaaacacacacattagataCAACATAGTGTTCCGTAAATATACTTTACATCGGATTACATAACCCATTGAAAACGCATGACAATTTTCATTGAATTTATGTTTTGAATGTTTACCTCCATAAACCGTCATCTGAGATTCAGTACAAATGTAACATAATAGTGAACAAGACAGCAGTGTCACTGAATGTAGATTTACCAATAGAGTTATAATGCATGCACAAATATTACATTTGGTATAGGTTAGGATAGAGTCTAAATAAGTACTAATTCAGAGTTTGGGTTAAGTTAGGGGTCTCTGTTTACTCTGTAGCACGTAGGCATAAGGACAATAGATTTTGTGGAGTGTTGGTCGTATTTgtaaaagattttctttttttttcacagaagttCACGGATAAAGGAGACATTCCTTTGATCGAGAAACAAGAAAACTAAAAGAGGTATGGTGCCGCCAGTTTAGCCGCGTGTATTTCCGGTGACGTAGCCTTATTTAGGTTTGGTCATTTGTTCTCCAT
This genomic interval carries:
- the LOC119568961 gene encoding uncharacterized protein LOC119568961, which produces MLQSDSKMLTTVITGLVIFTVGQASPPLLVAQVSDVSVPNVTSVRLTTQDVLPTTPGFYASSVEDSVSLNEANHADVIPVVPLSSDGISSEEPAWVTTDPPRLGESAVNFSTDVPDLNFGTRSPFISEDISTTWDPDITTDVVTTVSDETRDTMTKEAVEGVRKRGTVVNCFCDADEVYVDGVCHPYPEGTVVHMRKEKNNPRIVLRPMAERQVIIKDLECDTENGVMMLNFSRGQFRLRDRGDIVLSEEAGEYAGLRIELTALITHWMNIENSPDRKGLRGPAKYTTMLPTGQAMKDNVCRRWIKLYADFSFTAKLPKAMDSNSMPTHQANTGAYNGAPPPKTQEGTEIGPPTQGSKPTRLPEVEECCGSKVGADYALYCFLHVTSRSKY